In Apis mellifera strain DH4 linkage group LG10, Amel_HAv3.1, whole genome shotgun sequence, the genomic window CACGGTCAGTTTCTTTGTATAAGGTTGGTATGTTTACATATGTGTACGTGTAAGTGTGGTGAATTAATAGTTTGCCGATATTTCCTTTTAGATCGAGGACTATTGTAAAGTCATTAAAAGTCCAATGTTCCTAGAAACGGTTGAATACAAATTAAAGAATCGAGTTTACCATAAAGTGGAACACGTCGTTAGAGACTTTCGTcgtattgtttataattcaaaattatatcataaggTTTGTATCTTGGGTTGTTTAATTCctgaaattttgttcaaagaatcgatcgaattgtttgaaaatcgaTTGGATCTCGATGAAATGAAGAAAGGGATTTGAAACTCGCGGTTGAACTTCGGGTGAATTCGGCGATAATCGGACGCGATCGGCTAAAGaccttaataattattactattactgtCTTAAGCTCTCGAACCGATTGCGTCCGATTATTACCGAGTCGATACGAAATAGCGAATAAAAGTTTTGAcagtttttatttgatttttaaaagtttcaacttctattaaagaaattcattttaaatttttatcaatcgttTTATCGCAGGATGATCATGATCGAGTAAAAGTAATCGAAACACTATCGAAGAAACTCGAAGAACTTTTCGAGGAACATTTCGCGAGTTGGGACTTCGATAATATTAGCGGTAGTCCAAGGGAAAGTTCACCAGTGCTGCATCGATTTAAAACGGCTGGACAAAAACCGGTAACTGGACGTTACGGCAATACGAAGAAATGTCAGTCTTCTTCGATTAccgaaaatatataacatctgCCATTAGTAATATGCTTTTCTGCGACATCGAACTACACTTGAGGAATTATCGTGCCTATGATTCATGGTGACATTTCATTACGCATTtgcaattcatattattattagattaacaGATAAACTAATCGCATcgagtttatataaaattgttagatTCGAAATTAAGTATATCTGTAAGGATCGATCATAATAATACGCTCTAGTCACGCATCAGTTCGTATTGTTGTCACAACGTAAGCGTTCTACGGTTTTTCTTTCGCATCGCAGTTTGCTACGTTCAAacaattttcgtttattttcaaagaagcGAAAGTTTAAACGCTTAGTTTTCTGGTACATACACCCGTATAAGATAATGCATCTTAAATGTGAAACAAAACGATAGTTACATTTACCTTTTTTATATCActgaattatataacaaaaaatagttAATGACATTGCAATGATCATAGTCTAAAACTTGacaacatttaattaaaagagaataattcgACGCTATTTTGTCCTAGCAAGATTAAAACACGATTAAACAAAAGTAGTGGGAAAAacgatcaaaatattataagaataaaataatttttcatttgtaatattatcgtTATGcgtgaaatatattacatgagaataaaaagaagacaaatattataatagcaaATTGTACTGTCaagcaaataaaaagattgaccaaataaaagatttagaaaaattaaaaatcccgCGTTATCATCATGGAAGAAAACGCATGCGCAGTAAGAACACTTATAATCCGATAAAGTTAATGCGCACATACCGTAGAAACGTCAGTTGTACAGTTCAGATAGTGTGTGcacatgaattataataatgtcaaACACCGAAGGAATAGAAAGATGGCGGTCGAGCGGTAATTTTGTGATGCATGGGATGTAGTCTACAAATGGTGTCTTACGTTTCCAAGGgatttatcaaaatcataaCATTATCGTGCAATGTGACTACATACTGACCACGACCGTCCTGTGAAGCAGACCGTGTCAAGAACGGAAGAACAACGAATAAGAGGGAtagaaaagatagaaagagtaagagaagaggagagtaCAGAAAGAGAACGGACCCCCGTTTGTACGTAACGAGTGTAAAAGCGGTTCATTGCTCCGCTCTGATTTGTCGCCAAGATGGATTGGGAGTCGATCACGATGGCTAGTCTTCACCTAACGATGACCGAACATCAATATTATGAAGACATATTTAGTTATTGCTGTGAAAATGCAGACAACGACAGTGTACCGGTAATCAAAGTTGCCGAACTATTACGCTCGGCAAATTTACCAGGAGTTGTCACGATGAAGGTAAATTACATTTACTCATTGCATATAGTTTGTCAGCTGTTAATTTTCCGTCAtatgtacaattataatattaaaatcatagaatcattttaatcataatgaaGTGGGCGtttaattagtttaatataatgtaatatcggCAAATTATGAAAGCTCATGAAGGTTAGGATTAAAGAACTATTATGAGAAGATTATAagcattgtaattaaattataaacaaagtaGTTAAGTATgtcttcataattttaaattgaaaataaatcaaatataatttttttcaaccatTGCTTTTGACatgtcaatattaatatattattgttataaacattttaaaaaaatttatgatagagAAAGtttgtacatataaatttaaaattcaaaagaattttataattaacaattaaattttaaatattttaaatatttaaaaataaatatttgatagttttatatattttataaataatttggtaaataataatctaaatataatgtaaacattcaaatttttttagtaatttttaaaataaatatgtagaatacaattatttaatatgtataatacaatattaatttgttattttttggggaatatttaatatagtatattttaaattatgtagtatattttaaattatgtatctcaaatataaatatatatttaaaaacaaatttaaataaaattaattaattatatatacacaaatatataatacaaaatatattttaatttatagatattggaTATCTGTTTTGGAACTGAAGCAGCACACATTGGCACGCATCTtggaaaaaaacaattctttgtattattaaaacttgtaGCAGCTCATCAAGCAGGACTTAGTATCCgtaaagatataattactATGCCTTTGGATGTTATTACATTACCAAGATTTACTTGGCCAGCATCTGGAGAAGAAGATGGTAGAAGAAGTTCAGATTCGAATAGGGCTATGAAGAGTCATCGCCATGCTCCAGAAAGTACTACAGAAAGTGAAAGTGAAGCAGAGTCTCCAAGAGAAACTGGTGGTAGTACAGATTCTCCAACACCAACAAATAGTATAATACAGGAgagaaataatgatatagGTGGTGAAACAATATTAGATTCTGTGTCTGGAGGTTGGCAAGGATTGTTAGTATCCGAAGAACAAAGGCAATTATTAGGAACTGAAGAAGAAAGTTCAGAGCGTCATAGCAGTGATGAAGGTGAAGGAGATGGTGATGGCTCAGGATTTCCACCTGAAGAAGTATGGATAATTAGTGATGAACAACGTGAATATTATACTACTCAATTTTCACAATTACAACTTGATCCTGAAGGACTTCTACATGGTTCCATAGCCAGgacattttttgaaaagtctGGACTTCCTTTAGGAGAACTTAGTCGCATTTGGCAACTAGCAGATATTACCAGAGATGGAGCATTGAGTTtacaagaatttttagtgGCTATGCATCTTGTTGTGTTACGAAGAAATCATGTGCCTCTACCTGATGTTTTACCTCCACCATTATTAATTCCTTTGCTTAAGCAAAAGACTGGTCCACCATCCATTCCATCAACTACTACTACTCAAAAAACTCCACCTAATACTTCTGGTACtcgtgaaagaaataaagaatggACAAAATTTGTTGATTCGCCGACTGGAACTAGCAGTTCTTTGACTAGTCCAGGTTTACAATtagtaaattttgattttcaaaaatctgcTGTTGAAAAAGATCCTAAAATTCTGCATCCTGTACCATTGCGTTTGACACCTGAAGCAGCAATTCTTGCTTCTGGAGCAAATGGCAATACTAATAGCTGCACTACATTAGGAGATGATGATCTCCAACGTACTGCAAGTGCATTGGTGCAACGACCTCTCATTAAAAAACCACCTCCACCTCCTGAAGAAGCTATTATAGTAACTCCAAAGAAGGAACCACCGCCTCCACCACCACCCAGACCATACAGAACACATGCAAGAAGTTCTAGTCTTGATCTTAATAAATTAGGTATATGTTGCTACCAATACTGTGCGATACTTTTCATCTGTGGCTGAGAAAACAAAGTTTTACGCTTCAAACTGTGCGCGTTCTTGTAGGGAAAAATGGTCAAAGTTTCCTTGGAGCACCTCCGCTAGTTCCACCAAGAATCTCTCCTGGAATTGTaagtattttcatttattgttttttaaaaaactataatgaaaactcaattatgaaatgtttaaattaaaattattaataatgagacCTGCATTTAATTAAGCTGCTTTTATGGATCTGCACAGTAgatatttcagatattttaGATCTTGTTAACAGTTATGGATTCAGAAAGTTAAAATGTGTAggcaaaattattgttataaagaaaattttgtcatATATCTCTACTACAGACTTCACCTCGAAAATTGGTTGGTCAAAAAAGTGAGGGAGAGGGACAAAAAGCCCTAAATGAAAATCAAGGTTTTGTTGCTGATTTTTCTCACTTTTCTCCAAAGAGCGAACTACCTGAAAATTCATCTCTGGAAACTCCACAATCACAACAATTTACTGGTGTCTGTGGTGCGtttcatatttatagaaaaccAAGTCCAAGTaagtcttttatttattttttttattattaagtcttatatatctctatagattctaagatattataattctttctctttcttttttttttctttttgctttttttttctttttttttatagagcgAGAGGGTGGAGATGAAGAAGCTCCCAAGGATGAAGTGgaagaatcaaaaaaattaacattacaagaattaagagaaaaaaacgctGAATTGCGATTAGTTTGTGAAGAATTAACACGAGAATTAGCTAGCGCACTTCAAGAACGTATAAATCTTCGTGCaaaacttttacttttaacatgatgtaatttgttattatctttaaaGACTCCAAACTgtgaattatcaatttttcctaAATTTGTTGTAAAATCGAATATCTCATGTGTCATGCTAGTCTAGAGTATTTCTTTTTGCAAAGTTTCATAACAGTTAGCGTAacctaaaattaatatttcaaaaagaatattaataaaaattatctaattatctaattaactATTCAATCTATTTCCATTGTCggttattgtttaaaaaattaattagatttctaATGtccttttgtatatttttaatgttttagaGATATGTAATttgctaatatatttataaatattttaattcataggaaaaaatagatgttttaattgttaacagaaatattaaaaaaatattattaacaaaaattctttatgGTTACGCTATTCacattttattctctttcacAGATAATTCCAGTGTGCATTATTAGAAATgtggatataaatattgtagtaACATCTGCCACTCTCTAGTATTCAAATGTTACACAGCATTTTAacgttcaaataattttaaaaacttatattttttatgcataAGATTATGCTAAATTGCtgagaaataattctttatatattaaagaatttttaaagttgaaCAAAAAAGTCACATCAAAAAGGAAAgtaggagagagaaagagagagagaaagagcgagagagcgagagtGAAAGCGAAAGATGGTTACTGTATACTACAAAACTATGAAAAACATAGTATAAAAGCGAGTGATGAATGTTTATTGTTTATggcaacaaaataaaattgtattttcgtATCGTTGTACAACCAAATTTTTCACAGCATGACATAACGGATTGGTATTCCTAAaatgttacaatatatttcatttcgtgATGATAATTGTACATAGCAAATAGGATTAAAACAAGGAATgagagaaaatgaaatctGCAGGAACAGAACattcaaagaataaatatactttaaaaaaaaccgttaatacttttaatcaatttgtacgttctattttctctattctatatagattattcaatcgtatttttaattgtaatacaaaatgttacatcaaattattattgttttcataagtcatatgattttatttgtatataaagacaatgttcttgaaattattcaatatcattataaaaattaatttaatattactaagAAATGTTGAATTATTTCTTGTGCCATAcgatataaaactttaataatattgtaattaatgttACTACTATTTCTTTGATAGTTAAAAACTtttgttagaattatttaaaaatattccaattaataattatataaaaaaatctttttgtaaatgtacaaaaattgTACAGAAAGTATATGAAATTAACTGTTGATTTATTCCATTCCTATTATTCATTGTAATCTTGTAAAAATGTACCAATATATAGTTGGAGATaaagaaatgtttgaaaaattaaataaagcacTCTCTTAGtttcataacaatttttattgatatcaaTAAGTTGAATGACAAATAATACTACAGAAATAAAtcggaaatattttaaattcttaattataaatgtggataaatgaataaatgattaagaataattaaatgtaacatacattacttttttaataattctaattaatcgtaattaatatatttttattaattactttttaattatattac contains:
- the LOC726273 gene encoding ralBP1-associated Eps domain-containing protein 1 isoform X2, encoding MDWESITMASLHLTMTEHQYYEDIFSYCCENADNDSVPVIKVAELLRSANLPGVVTMKILDICFGTEAAHIGTHLGKKQFFVLLKLVAAHQAGLSIRKDIITMPLDVITLPRFTWPASGEEDGRRSSDSNRAMKSHRHAPESTTESESEAESPRETGGSTDSPTPTNSIIQERNNDIGGETILDSVSGGWQGLLVSEEQRQLLGTEEESSERHSSDEGEGDGDGSGFPPEEVWIISDEQREYYTTQFSQLQLDPEGLLHGSIARTFFEKSGLPLGELSRIWQLADITRDGALSLQEFLVAMHLVVLRRNHVPLPDVLPPPLLIPLLKQKTGPPSIPSTTTTQKTPPNTSGTRERNKEWTKFVDSPTGTSSSLTSPGLQLVNFDFQKSAVEKDPKILHPVPLRLTPEAAILASGANGNTNSCTTLGDDDLQRTASALVQRPLIKKPPPPPEEAIIVTPKKEPPPPPPPRPYRTHARSSSLDLNKLGKNGQSFLGAPPLVPPRISPGISELPENSSLETPQSQQFTGVCGAFHIYRKPSPKREGGDEEAPKDEVEESKKLTLQELREKNAELRLVCEELTRELASALQERINLRAKLLLLT
- the LOC726273 gene encoding ralBP1-associated Eps domain-containing protein 1 isoform X1, translating into MDWESITMASLHLTMTEHQYYEDIFSYCCENADNDSVPVIKVAELLRSANLPGVVTMKILDICFGTEAAHIGTHLGKKQFFVLLKLVAAHQAGLSIRKDIITMPLDVITLPRFTWPASGEEDGRRSSDSNRAMKSHRHAPESTTESESEAESPRETGGSTDSPTPTNSIIQERNNDIGGETILDSVSGGWQGLLVSEEQRQLLGTEEESSERHSSDEGEGDGDGSGFPPEEVWIISDEQREYYTTQFSQLQLDPEGLLHGSIARTFFEKSGLPLGELSRIWQLADITRDGALSLQEFLVAMHLVVLRRNHVPLPDVLPPPLLIPLLKQKTGPPSIPSTTTTQKTPPNTSGTRERNKEWTKFVDSPTGTSSSLTSPGLQLVNFDFQKSAVEKDPKILHPVPLRLTPEAAILASGANGNTNSCTTLGDDDLQRTASALVQRPLIKKPPPPPEEAIIVTPKKEPPPPPPPRPYRTHARSSSLDLNKLGKNGQSFLGAPPLVPPRISPGITSPRKLVGQKSEGEGQKALNENQGFVADFSHFSPKSELPENSSLETPQSQQFTGVCGAFHIYRKPSPKREGGDEEAPKDEVEESKKLTLQELREKNAELRLVCEELTRELASALQERINLRAKLLLLT